One part of the Sarcophilus harrisii chromosome 5, mSarHar1.11, whole genome shotgun sequence genome encodes these proteins:
- the TSPAN9 gene encoding tetraspanin-9 isoform X2 has translation MARGCLCCLKYMMFLFNLIFWLCGCGLLGVGIWLSVSQGNFATFSPSFPSLSAANLVIAIGTIVMVTGFLGCLGAIKENKCLLLSFFIVLLVILLAELILLILFFVYMDKVNDNAKKDLKEGLLLYNTENNVGLKNAWNIIQAEMRCCGVTDFTDWFPVLGENTVPDRCCMENSQDCGRNSTTLVWKTGCYEKVKTWFDDNKHVLGTVGMCILIMQILGMAFSMTLFQHIHRTGKKYDA, from the exons ttGTGTGGCTGTGGACTGTTAGGGGTGGGCATCTGGCTCTCTGTCTCCCAGGGAAACTTTGCCACCTTTTCCCCCAGTTTCCCCTCACTGTCAGCAGCCAACTTGGTTATTGCTATTGGCACTATCGTCATGGTGACCGGCTTTCTGGGCTGCCTAGGAGCCATCAAGGAAAACAAGTGTCTCCTTCTCAGT tttttcatagTCCTGTTGGTCATCCTCCTGGCAGAGCTGATCTTACTCATCCTGTTTTTTGTCTACATGGACAAG GTGAATGATAATGCTAAGAAGGATCTGAAAGAAGGGCTGCTCCTGTATAACACGGAGAATAATGTGGGACTGAAGAATGCCTGGAACATCATTCAAGCTGAG ATGCGATGTTGTGGGGTTACTGACTTCACAGACTGGTTTCCTGTGCTGGGAGAGAATACAGTTCCTGACCGTTGTTGCATGGAGAATTCCCAGGATTGTGGGCGAAACTCTACCACCCTTGTTTGGAAAACA GGCTGTTATGAGAAGGTAAAGACATGGTTTGATGACAACAAACACGTTTTGGGCACAGTGGGGATGTGCATTCTCATCATGCAG atTTTAGGCATGGCCTTCTCCATGACACTTTTCCAACATATCCATCGGACTGGTAAAAAATATGATGCCTAA